The Alosa sapidissima isolate fAloSap1 chromosome 5, fAloSap1.pri, whole genome shotgun sequence genome has a window encoding:
- the LOC121710034 gene encoding G-protein coupled receptor 12: MIHSHAATMSNQLYNTSSLIFTVEESRNDSPTLTTELRPVAVNPWDVVVCVAGTLVSFENAVVIALIVYTPTLRAPMFVLIGSLAFADMLAGLGLILNFVVTYMLDTGLVTLLSAGLLITAFSASVLNILAITVDRYLSLYNALTYHTERTVTFTYVTLILIWLTSAALGSLPIFGWNCLDDEANCSICRPINKNNAAALAVSFLLVFALILQLYLQICKIAFRHAQQIAVQHFMTTSHASSTTKGVSTLSIILGTFALCWVPFAMYSLVADSRYPAMYAYLTALPAICHSFINPIIYAFRNPDIQRSLRLACCGCLPHSFTMRPRTPSDV, translated from the coding sequence ATGATTCACTCTCATGCCGCAACAATGAGTAACCAACTCTACAACACCTCTTCATTGATCTTCACTGTTGAAGAGAGTAGGAACGACTCTCCCACCCTCACGACGGAGCTGCGGCCGGTCGCTGTCAACCCCTGGGACGTTGtcgtgtgtgtggcagggacgCTGGTGTCCTTCGAGAATGCGGTAGTGATCGCCTTAATAGTTTACACACCCACGCTGCGAGCGCCTATGTTCGTGCTCATCGGTAGTCTGGCATTCGCAGACATGCTCGCGGGCTTGGGGCTCATCCTGAATTTCGTAGTCACCTACATGCTGGACACGGGGCTGGTGACGCTTCTGTCCGCCGGACTGCTCATCACCGCGTTCTCTGCCTCCGTGCTCAACATCTTGGCCATCACCGTGGACCGGTATCTGTCGCTCTACAACGCGCTCACCTATCACACGGAGCGCACAGTGACTTTCACCTACGTCACGCTGATTCTCATCTGGCTGACTAGCGCCGCTCTGGGTTCGCTGCCGATCTTTGGATGGAACTGCCTGGATGATGAGGCGAATTGCAGCATCTGCCGGcccatcaacaaaaacaacgccGCCGCGTTGGCGGTGTCTTTCCTTCTCGTCTTCGCGCTCATCCTGCAACTGTACCTGCAGATCTGTAAGATCGCGTTCCGGCACGCACAACAAATAGCGGTGCAGCACTTTATGACTACCTCTCACGCGTCCTCCACCACCAAAGGGGTATCCACTCTCTCCATCATCCTCGGGACGTTTGCACTCTGTTGGGTCCCTTTCGCCATGTACTCCCTGGTGGCAGACAGCAGGTATCCTGCCATGTACGCGTATCTCACCGCGCTCCCTGCCATTTGCCACTCCTTCATCAACCCTATTATATACGCATTCAGAAACCCAGACATCCAACGGTCTTTGAGACTCGCCTGTTGTGGATGCCTGCCCCATAGTTTCACCATGCGCCCAAGGACACCAAGTGATGTGTAG